The DNA region TCGGGCCTCCGAGAactctccttcctccatgcctTCCCCCACGTACCAGTGGACAAAGGCCCGCTTGGCGTACATCAGGTCAAACTTGTGGTCCAGCCGTGCCCACGCTTCTGCGATCGCTGTGGTGTTACTCAGCATGCACACGGCCCGCTGCACCTTGGCCAGGTCACCGCCAGGCACTACGGTGGGAGGCTGGTAGTTGATGCCCACCTgtcaagaagagggaaaaagactgTAATTGTTAAACTACCATTGGTAATCACTAAGACTGACCCTGGGACTTATGTGTTCTCCTGACTCCTATCATTCATACCTTCTCCCCAGACTGTCACAACACTAAAACTAGCCCAGAAACGTCCTTCCATTTTCTGCTTTAGGCACAAATCCAGGCTAGTGCTTTGACCTTCCAAGGGCAAGGTTTTTCTATTCACACCAGAGACAGTGAAAGTGCTATTCCCTCCACCCTGTAATTTTATGTCAGTTGCCCTGGAGCTTTCACAGGCCCATGTGCCAATGTTGCTGAGGTGCAGGGTAACTCATTCTGAACCTAACGGCCTGACAGGAAAGCCAGAAGAGCCCCCACGGTGTGCACACACTGACCACAGGGGCAGGCATCACGGGAATGGCAGACTCAAGGGTGCCAAGTCCAGGAGCTGTGGGTGCTGGGACAGCTGGAGACCACAGCACCAGTCCAGCCCTCTGCCTTGCCTTCCAACAACACAGGCAGCACCCGGGCTCCAGCGCCCCCTTTTACTAGAAGCCTATCTATGGAGGAGCACACCTGAAGCAAATTCATCATGAGAACACATCTTTCACCCTCCCAACGCTGTGCCTTTGGGGCCGCTGCTTCCTATGCCTGCAGAACCTGACCTCTGCCAAATGACACCCCAGCCCCTCATTCTTCCAGATTCAGCTAAGCCTCTTTCTtcctggaagccttccctgacctccATCAGCAGGACATGACCTTGGGCACCCGCCAACACACACAGTCACGCAACCCGCACCCTGGGCTCCCCCCAGTTTTGTATTCTATTTATAGACATGTCTCATTTTGGGGCATCTGGCATTCCATATATCTCCAGGGTGACAAAAACCAGGTAGGAAGAGCCTCTCGAGTACGCACCATCATACCGGGGTCTACTTCCTGCTCAATGTGTGTGGGGCTGAAGAAGTGTCCTTAAAGGATTTCATATAGCATTTTCCTAAACCTATGGTTTCATGCAACTAAAACATGACTTCACGGAGCTCAGATTACCTTGAATCCAGTGGGGCACCAATCCACAAACTGAATTGTACGCTTTGTCTTGATGGTGGCGATCGCAGCGTTCACGTCTTTGGGGACCACGTCCCCTCGGTACAACATACAGCAGGCCATGTACTTGCCATGGCGGGGGTCACACTTGACCATCTGGTTGGCAGGCTCGAAGCAGGCGTTGGTGATCTCTGCCACAGACAGCTGCTCATGATACGCCTTCTCAGCGGATATGACAGGAGCGTAGGTAGCCAGGGGGAAGTGGATACGAGGATAGGGCACTAGGTTGGTCTGGAATTCTGTCAGGTCGACATTCAGTGCCCCATCGAAGCGCAAGGAAGCCGTGATAGAGGAGACAATCTGCCCGATCAGACGATTCAGGTTGGTGTATGTAGGCCGTTCAATATCGAGGTTACGCCGACATATGTCATATATGGCTTCGTTGTCGACCATGAAGGCACAGTCGGAGTGTTCCAGGGTCGTATGAGTGGTGAGGATGGAGTTGTAGGGCTCCACGACTGCCGTGGAAACCTGAGGGGCTGGGTAAATGGCAAATTCAAGCTTGGACTTCTTGCCGTAGTCAACAGAGAGCCTCTCCATGAGCAGAGAGGCGAAGCCAGAGCCGGTACCTCCCCCAAAGCTATGGAAGATGAGGAAACCCTGCAGCCCAGTGCACAGATCTGcctgagggaggaagggggagaaaccCCGTCAGTCCCAGacacagaaaggctgccagcAGGCTCCCAGACCTTCCTACCCAGTGGCTGAAACACTGACTTATCCTACAGGGTTAGAAAGTGATTCCAGATAGCCTCAAAGGGTCCCGTCTAAAACTTTCATCTAAAACATATGCCCCATTCCATCTGCATGGAactaaattgataaaaaaaaattattcttattcaCCCATCCCAACTGTTGTAAGGCTGTCACTGCTACAGAATCAAGCCCAGCCCTAGCTTTTCTACTCACCAAGGAATAACATCAAAGCACCTATGTTAACCACTATGTTAAGAAGTAGAtggggcttagaatatgatattctgaagggcaaaggagcaaggattacAACCAGGAACCACCTGcacaggaaaactgagtataatccttcaggggaaaaaaatggatattcaatgagatagaggactttcaaacattcttgatgaaaagatcaaatctgactttcaaatacaaggctcaagagaagcataaaaaggtaaactggaaagggaaatcataagggatttaataaggctaaactgtttacattcctacatggggaaGATGATAATTtctaactcataagacctttctcattattagggtagttaggaggaacacacatagacagagggtacaggtgtgagttcaatatgaaaggatgataatctaaaaagtaaaatgaagggttCAGAGAGGAAAATACtggaacaaagaaaaggagaagtagaATACAGTAAAttatcacataaaagagacaagaaaaagcttctacagtggaggggaaaagagaggaagtgagTGAACCTTTTTCTCAtcggaattggctcaaagagagaataacatacccactcaattgggtatagaaatctatcttaccctataggaaagtaagatgggaagaggataagagaagggggggcggtgatagaaaagagggcagactggaggagggagtagtcagaagcaaaacactttagaggagggacagggtaaaatgagagagaatagaataaatgggggtgggaagaacaggatggagggaaatagttagcaacagtaactgtgaaaaaaattctgaagcaagtttctctgatacaggcctcatttctgaaacacatggagaactgagtcaaatttataaaaataagagccattctccaattgataaatgatcaaaagatttaATTAGTTTTCgagtgaagtaatcaaagctatctatagccataggaaaaaaatattctaactcactattgattggagaaatgtgaataaaacaattctgaggtactatctcctATTAAGATtgtctaataggacagaaaatggaggggatgtgggaaaaaaatgagacattaatgcattgttggtggagttgtgaactgattcaactgttctgtagagaaatttggaactatgaccaaatggctataaaaccaggcatatcctttgacctataTACCATACCCagtagcaataccactactaggtctgtatccaaaaagagataaaaaatagaaaggaaaatgacctatatgtacaaaaaatatttataacaactctttgcgggggtaaagaactagaaatctaGGGGATGACCATTAACTGgcgaatggttgaacaagctgcgGCATATGATTAGATGTACtctaagaaatgacgagcaggacgctctcagaaaaacctggaaagactttgcATGAGTGATGCAAAATgcaatgtactgtgtacaaagcaacAGCGATActgtaaaatgatcagctgtgaatgacttaggatgaaaaatgctctccatcccagagaaagaaccgatggtgtctgaatacacactgaagcagactttttaactttatttttccatgtttcctttcacaacatgactattatggatattttccatgactacacacacatacctgtatcaaattgcttgcctcctcaatgtaGGGGGGCGGGTgggtggaggaaaggagagaatttggaactcaaagttttaaaaacgttaaaaatggttttaacaggtaactggggaaaaataaaatactaagtaaatacaaaaaaagaatttttttaaaaagtaggggGCCCAGTAGAGTAACCCAACCCTAACCCTAAACTCATCAACACTCTCCATCTCCACATCTTTACTCATTTCTACAGTGGAGTCTCTCCTTATTTCTAACATCCAAGCCCAGCTTCAGTGCCACCTCCTTCCTCATGAAGCTATCCCTGATTGCCTCCTCTCActcccccttctcagaatttcaCTGCACTTTGAAGTTTTTATGATTACTCTGTGAATAAGTCCTCCTGCACAGAAGACCCTCTTCAGTGACCCTTGGGGTTCAGCACACTCTTAAGAAGCCAAGGAAAGCCTACTTCTGTCATGTGAGGAGCTGCTCAGCTCAGtgtggagatgtccagcaggcacCAGCCGGCAAGCTCCCACCTCAACTCATAATCATCCCCCAACCAAGGCAGGGAAGAAGGAACAGGCTGAGCTGGTAGAGGGAACATGCACACCCAGATGAATCGCAGATCCTCAGAATATGATTCAGGCAGATGCCATCCACATCTTACCTCCCCTACTAGACTGAAGGCATCCTGAGGGCAGGAGATGTTTGGTTTTGGAACCTTTGCTCCTCCTATGCTTTAAAACATATCTCTCAGGACAAGTGTTTGCTGAATTCCAACAAACAAGATGTCACCAATGGAAAAAGCCTTCCACCTGGGGCCAGGAGGACCTTGTCTCAGACCCAGCAGCTATGTAAGCGTGACGAGAGCCCCTCTGCAGCTTAGGGCACTGTCAACCACCCCCAAGCTCCCCAGATACGCTCTCCACTCTCATGATCCTGCTTCTCCCTCTGGCTCCTCATCAGAGTCCTGGCCTCTAACAGGGGGTATAGGTACCTCCAGGCTTTGCCCTGGGTCTTCTTTCCATACTCTCCCACTTGGTGACCACATTAGCGCCCACTGATTTAGCTCTATCTATACTGATGACTCCTGGGCTATACATCCACCCCCTTGTCTCTCCTGAGCTCAGGCACACATCACCAACTGCTTGGTTGATACCTTTCCACCCCTGCTCCTTTCTGTTGCCTAGGCTGTGGTCCAGCCACACTGGCTTCCCGACTGTTCCAAACAATACTCCCTCACACTCCGCACCCTTCTACAGGCTGCCTGTCCTCAGGCCTGGAATGCAGCCCCTTCTCACCCCTACCCTCTGGAACCCCTGGTTTTCTTCAACTCATGTGGAACCTTCTGCATTCTTGGGCTGCCCAGCAACTAGGTTCTTCTCCCCAGGGTTACTCTAGGCTTTGCATATACTTATAAAATGTgcctgttgtctccttcattcaAATGTAAGCCCTCAGAGAGGGTCTTTCTATCCCCACAatagtacctggaatatagtgggtggttaataaatgcctattgatttaAGTGCTTTGGAACACTAGTTATACGTCAtctgtaaataaaataaacaacgTTCAACTTAGAAGCCCTCTGCGACAAGGTAGCGAGTTGGCGTGTGTGTGGCCCGTTAAGGGCTGCAACGGTAACGCATCTAGTGAATACTGAGACGAGAGCTGAATCCGCAGCTCCTGGCTCTAAGACCCTCTCATGTGGTCTCCTGGCGCTTACCAGTTTGCGAATCCGATCGAGGACCAGATCAACAATCTCCTTGCCGATGGTATAGTGGCCTCGGGCGTAATTGTTGGCCGCATCCTCCTTTCCAGTTATCAGCTGCTCAGGATGGAAGAGCTGCCTGTACGTGCCCGTACGGACTTCATCTACGACAAGAGCATGTTTGGGGCTGGTTATTTCACGTACTTGATTGCCCTCACTGTGCTCAAGTAGGGCACAAGAACAACTTCAGATTCTGCAAAGGGGTGTATGCTCACTAAAGGCCAAAGAATCTGAGATTCAGAAAACTCCTCTGGGAGAATGTTGTAGGacaagagtggggagagagagaggaggactCGGGTGAGTAAGAAGGCAACTGTGTAGGTGACCCAGAATTTTAACTAGTAATCAACAGTACCTAGCATTCATAGACCGCTTTGAGGTTTGCAGAAAGCTTTACCAATATCTCCTTAGAGCTGGCACATAAGAATTCATAAGGAACTGTGGACAAAGGGTCATAACACTgcacaggaggcagcaacaaaaaaaaaaaaacaacccccaagaaaaagaaaagaaagcaaaatggtgTCTCATGAGGCTTTGCcaacagcagaggaaagaagggaaagatataGCCAGCTGAATGTAGAATTCCAGAGAGCAGCAAGGAGAGATGCAGTTTTCTTAAGTGAGCAAtgtaaagaaaatagaagaaaacaacagaattgCAAAGCAAAGAGacctcttcaagaaaattaagaGATATCAATGGAACatctcatgcaaaaaaaaatgtgtatgacAAAAAGGCCAAAATGATAGGAACCTCACATAAGCAGAAGAGGCGACAAGAATGCACAAAACTATATGAGGAAgctcttaacatcactgataaccaccGACACTGTGATGCTActagatctagagccagacatccggGAAAATGAAGTCAGATGGGCCTTGGGAAGCACTGCTAACAATAAGCCTGGTGGAGGTGACGGGATACCAGCTGAGccatttaaaaccctaaaaggggaTGATCTTGAAGGGCTGCACTCAATAtgcagcaaatttggaaaacctAACAGTGGCCACTGGTTTGGGGAAAGATCAGTTTACGTCCCAACCCTACAGAAGGGCAATGTCCAGGAATGTTCGCATTACCAAACAACTGAGTAAGGTCATGCTTTGGCTTCAGCTacatgtgaactgagaattaccaggagagcaggctggttttcagaggaagaggtAACTAGAGACCAAACTGCCAACATtcgctggattatggagaaagcaagggagctccagaaaaacatctacttctgcctcactgactacactaaagccttcgactgtatggatcacaacaaaatgtggccaAGTccccagagacaggaagaccagatCGTCTTGTCTCCTGAGAAGCCTGTATGTGGGTCAAAAAGCAACAGAACCGAATATGGAagaactgattggtttaagattggaataGGAATACGACAAGGCTGCATATTAtcaccttatttaacttatatgcagagtacatcatgtgaaatgccaggctgaatgaatcaaaagccagaattaaggttgccaggagaaatttCAACAATCTtagatggcagaaaatgaagaggaattaaaagTCTCTTtataagggtgaaagaggagactgtaaaagctggcttgaagcttaacatcaaaaaatagataaataaaataaataaaaactaagatcttggcaactggtcccatcacttcctggtaaataggagaagaaatggaagcaacgtcagattttatattcttgggctcaaagatcactgcagatggcgaGTGCAGCCACAAAATTAAAAGACCCTCgttccttagaaggaaagctatggcaaatctggacagcagacTAAAAAGCAGAGGCATCACCTTGCCCACAAAGGTCcacatagtcaaagctatggtttttcccaAAGTGAGGTATGGCTGTAAGAAggggactataaggaaagctaagCGCTGCAGAATCAATGCATTTGAATTGTGGTGCCAGAGGAGActtctgagagtcccttggacagtaaggagatcaaatcagtcaatacttgaaGAAACTAATTCaaactattcactggaaggtcaaatacagaagctgaagcttaaatactttggccacacagtgagaagacaggactcactgggaaagattgaaggcaaaaggaaaagagcatgGCAGAAGAGGAGATGgctagatggtgtcatggaagcaacacaAATGAGCTTG from Trichosurus vulpecula isolate mTriVul1 chromosome 1, mTriVul1.pri, whole genome shotgun sequence includes:
- the LOC118848428 gene encoding tubulin alpha-3 chain, with translation MRECISIHVGQAGVQIGNACWELYCLEHGIQPDGQMPSDKTIGGGDDSFNTFFSETGAGKHVPRAVFVDLEPTVVDEVRTGTYRQLFHPEQLITGKEDAANNYARGHYTIGKEIVDLVLDRIRKLADLCTGLQGFLIFHSFGGGTGSGFASLLMERLSVDYGKKSKLEFAIYPAPQVSTAVVEPYNSILTTHTTLEHSDCAFMVDNEAIYDICRRNLDIERPTYTNLNRLIGQIVSSITASLRFDGALNVDLTEFQTNLVPYPRIHFPLATYAPVISAEKAYHEQLSVAEITNACFEPANQMVKCDPRHGKYMACCMLYRGDVVPKDVNAAIATIKTKRTIQFVDWCPTGFKVGINYQPPTVVPGGDLAKVQRAVCMLSNTTAIAEAWARLDHKFDLMYAKRAFVHWYVGEGMEEGEFSEAREDLAALEKDYEEVGVDSVEAEAEEGEEY